In the genome of Scylla paramamosain isolate STU-SP2022 chromosome 10, ASM3559412v1, whole genome shotgun sequence, the window GCAGTTAAATTGGGCAAGTCAACAGCTCCTGGTAAGGATGGCATCACCTATGACATCCTCAGTGCCTTCCTGGAGGTAAAGGTAGACAACCCTGTCTTAGATCTATTTAACCTGTCTCTCACTGCAGGCAAGCTTCCCCTCTCCTGGAAAACAGCCATTATCATCCCAATCCCCAAAGGTGATGGCACCTTTTGCCCCATTTCTCTCACCAGCTGTCTGTGTGATATAATGGAATGGGTAATATTGAACAGGCTTATATATAAGGTGGGCCATGTACTCTCTGGCAATGTACATGGCTTCCTAAACTGTCATTCTAcaagtcattgttttgttgagtgCCTTATGAATAAGGATGCTACCTGCAGAGCTTTCATTGATCTCAAGGGTGCCTTCGACAGGGCCAACAAAGATGTTATTATGGAAGAACTCATTCTCAAAGGTGTCAAAGGTAGATTATTAGGATGGATCAGGGACTATTTGTACAATAGAACAGCACAGGTTTGGTTTCAAGGTGCAGTCTCCTCTGAGGAAGTCTTTGtgcttttcaatgttttaatgGACAAAATTGCGCGTTGTTCCTTCCCGCAGGGCACCCAGGTCCTCATCTATGCTGGCAACATACTCCTCCAATGCCCCACACCCAGGATTCTCCAGTCAGCTCTGTCACAACTAACAGCATTGTGTGTTCAAATGGGacttgtaattaatgaatgtaaaaccAAATTTCAAGCCAAAGGGAAGGTCCCTCAACCGCCTACTGTAAATAATGTTCCCATCCCTAGAGTCCATACACACAAGTACCTGGGTGTTCAGCTGAGTTTCAGGAAGTCACTCCAAGCTGTACACTATGTTCGAGACCTCTGTCTGCCACAGCTAGCGCCACTTCGGCTGCTAGCAAACAGGGACCAGGAGGCTGGCATTCCAGTCCTAAGGATATTCTATATATCTGTCGTACGGTCCCTCATTGACTACGCAGCCTCTATTTTAATACAGTTTAGTGCCATCCAGCCCCGTCCCCTGGAGCTTGTTCAGAATGAAGccatgagaataattttgggaTGCCCCAGGACTGCACGGATTGAGGTCCTCAGAGCTGCACTGCACCTGCCGAGTATTATGTGTAGGATATAGGAAATTACTTGTCGTACTGTTGGTCGGATGCTATGCACGGGCTCCGACTCTCTGAAGGGATCATTGACCCACCTGTATCATGATCCTTGGACTCCTACAGCTCCATACCTCAGGAAGATCTTGGGAATTCATACAAGTGTAGGTATAGCCGAGGCCTGTATTAACGTTGTTATGTCACCGCTCTAACCTGTTTGAAACTCTCACCGTGCCAgtgttgatattcactcactgcatcagcccaagagggactggccccctcatgtgctgcaagacatgttcatgaCTAAATTGTCCAAGTACCCCCACGTTCAGGCTATTCATATTTATTGTGATGGATCAGTCAATGGCAGCAGGTCCGGATGTGGGCTGTTCATCCGCgactacatttctgccaatcacTACACTGACACTGAGGTTTCCAGGCGGCTCCCTGCACACATGACCTCCACTAGGGTAGAACTGTATGCTGTTCTGGAGGCGCTCCATATTGTGGCGCCTCTCCATAAGGATATACTTCTTTGTTGACAGTCAGGCTGCACTGTATGCTCTCCAATCTACCTCCCCCATGAACTGTGatctagttaataaatgtcttgatctcatCCACGCCCTAGAAGGTGCTGGTGCCACGGTCCATTTCACCTGGATACCCTCTTATGTGGGTATCCCGCTTAATGAAAAGGCAGACCGCCTTGTTCAATGTGCCCTTCAGGACGACACAGTGGACCCTGGCGCTGAGTACACTCTAGGCTATGTTATGAGTAGCATTAAGGACTTcatacatagtagcattagtgatcagttggagctttgttgccatagGGGCAGTGACAGTAGTCTTCACTATGTATGTGTCTCCCAGAGCTGTGCTTACACCTATGggagacacactgcatcacatgaTAGGGTGACAATGAGGCTCAGattaggctataaatacttttgggaAGTCAGTGTTTCTCCTGGTGtatgctgtgtgttgtgtgctgcaCTCTGCGTCATTATGTCACGGAATGTCCTCTCATTGCTAAATTTAGGCTGCAAGATCAACATGACTTGTATCCCTCATTGACCATTTCTTAAactcagccactctcagggaTATACTCAAGGATTATCCTAcgtttgctcccagactgtaggatatttatgcaataaggtgtgcaatatctgtatttatttatttacttatattcttgtaatgtatactatatttttatatttttgatactctacccttgtctttgcccagggggTAGGTGGCAaggtccatcctcctcctttgttgtatttcattattaatgcaacaataaatgtatcaatcaGCTTGTGGCACCTGGTTCCCTCCTTTTTAAAAGGACATTACCCTAACAAAGGTGTAGTAGGTATCACCACTCACTGTGGTGGCTGCGCTACTGTGTATATCGTTTCTCTGTCCCCAACGACTTTTCACACTACATGCACTTTGGCCTCTTTCCTTCGTCAAACGGGACAGCTTCTTTACCTTAGGCATCGTATAAtgtcataaagagtgttttttatggttttagtgacaggttagcaagatttctacattgttaacaagAGAAACTTTTGAGAACTCTGCTAATaacctctgtggcttttgaaaatagtcatgagaGAGCAACGGGCTTCAGAATAGGTTGATACAAAATATAAATCTATAACCAAGACATCCTTAGTTCTAACAACGGATGAAGGGAGTTCTAAAATATTCGTAATAGTGAACCTAAAATTTGGAAACGGCCACAACCGAAAGCGTATTAGAACGttagaaaacaagagaagctgCAAAGAGCCACAAAGCATACATGTGACACTCTCTGTATAAACATAccacctattttcacctatcatcctcatcaatAAATTTGTATGATCTTTTAAAACACCATTTTGTTGTATAATCTTTGGCCACCCCCAGCACGGCACCCGGGCACCGTTGCAAATATTAGCACGCGGACCGTTGTCACGTGATCAGTTCAAAAGTGTGTTTATAGTGTGAGGCGGACGGCGCGCGTGATTACAAATACTCTGCTTTTCCATTATGGACGACAGGTAAGTGTCCACGACGCGACAACATGCAGGGCGGCTGTGGGAAGTATTCAAGTGTTACAGGAAGGAGGTATGGGAAGTTTGTATATATTGggaagcgtgagagagagaggaaatattggCTGTGTAAAGGCTAGGCAAGCTGGCAGGGTGGCGGCAGCTAATGGGCTCACCCTCTTCCGCCTGAGACGCCACACTCACCGCTCACCTGCATCGCCTACGTTTGGCCACCAGTCCTCAGTGTCCCTGGTGTAGCAACACATGAAATCATAGAACACTTGTTGCAATGTCCACGCTTCCACTCACCGTACCTTGCTATGCAGCCAGCTTCAGCTTTGACCTCCCCACCCTGCTAGCCGCGGCAGGCGTCCACCCCCTCACAACAGTCAGCCGTGATCCACTTCACCTGTCTTTCTTAAAAAGAGGTCAGCTGCCACACCTGTGATCGCATCATAGGGCGTCACCAGGGCTCTTAGATAACGATCTCACGCTCTGGAACAAAGAGATGATGagctgatttttttatttatttatttttttaacgtgttacAGCAGTGCACAATACaaatttttcatataatcaagAAATTTGCAGTTCCAGTGGCAAATGAAGCGTTTTAAAATATTTGTAATAGTGAATCTAAAACTTAGGAACAGCCACATCCAGATGAAGGTATTAGAACATTTGGGGaataaagggaagctgcaagtagCCATCAGGCTTTCATGTGGTGGCAGTCTCTGTAAAACATATCACCTGCCTCTATCACCCATATCCATAACTATGATTATTTttgaatacaattttttttttttttttttttttttttttttttttttgtaacattgaGATTGAAatactttttattatcattcccATGTTTCACTCACTGGAATGTTAATAACTCAGACTTTACCCAAGGGATCTTGGTGCAAATTTGAGGTCATTGGATTTGCTCCTGATGACCAAGAAGTTAAGGTCAAGCGATTGTGAGAGTTTGTTCACTGGGCAGGCCTGGCCAGTCCCTCATCAGCATGATGCCAAGAAGAATCATTCTAAACTGATGTCACTCTTTACTTAAGCTCATTAATAATTTtcctaatagtaataatatttatatttattgcaATTTTTTCTAATGATGAAACCTGTTTTAGCAACATTTTTACTCATAAaactagaaaaagaaataaaaacgatTAGGTAAAtctaaaaccaaactttttAACCTGTGGGATCAATCTCTTGATCCTTTGGGACACTGACCCTGCAGGACTAGCAAAAACACACCTTATTAAGGAGACATGCCTTACCCTTGTGTTGGTGGACAAGAGTCAGCCCAGAATATGGAGGTAGCTCCTCAGTGAGGTGTTTTTGTCAGTGCCTTCACAGGTTCTTGGCCCCATAGGATAGATATTCCAATCAGGTTagattcaatttttttatttcatgactttttaatttcttttgtagTTTTATAGGTAGGTAATAACATTTGTAACAACTTCCATCATACATAACAagtaaaaacaccaaaaagcataaaagtaaatagaagaCTAATGAACGGATTAATGACTGGAAGTAGGTAAATTAGCCCAAGTAGATAACAGTCTGGAAGAAGAGGTTGTCAACAGTGAAGACATAAATACATTTAAATATAGATATGACCAGTATGTTCAAAACACATTGAGAAGAGGCACTCTTATGAGCACTAGCTCCTTTGTCTCTTGAGCCATCACTAGGTAAGATAACACATGTACatgtgttgttttattgtttgctgcaaactattctctctctctctctctctctctctctctctctctctctctctctctctctctctctctctctctctctctctctctctctctctctctctctctctctctctctctctctctctctctctctctctctctctctcctaaaagtCACTAAAATTCAAGAAATGTGGTGTGTTTTTTAAGTAGTATTAaaactatgataaaaataaaatattgctTTCAGTCCAGCACAGGTTTGTGTAAGATGTGGTCACACACATACGTATACTTCAACAACCACATGAAGATGAGGTATGGGGAAATGTACTTTTCAAGGTATTTACCACAGAAGGACTGAGATACACATTAACACTCATCATCCACGTTGTCTCCCATAGGTACAAGAAGCGAGGACTCAAGTTCAACAGCACTCTTGATTCCCGGGTCTTGAGGGCAGTCCACAACCACCAACGACAGCGTGGCCGCCGGGATGACGTGGTTAACTTAAGGCGCCAAATGGGGACTTTGGAGGACTCCCCACAAGTGGCATGCCCTCCCAAGGCTCCAGTGAACAATGCTGAGAAAGAAGCTGAGCTAAAGCAGAAAGGATGTGAGTATTTTGATCTGGGATGCAAGTGATTTCTTTTATCTCTGCTGTACTTACTATTTCTGTTGAACTGTCACTGTTTTCTTGCTGTCACATACTAAAGTGTTGTTATCAaatgaaggtaaataaaaacttaaaagcATTTAGTGTTTTGAAGGGGAATGTCAGTGACTTGAGTGATATGTGTGACCttgtggtgaggtggtgaagaAGCCTGCTTATTGATTTCTAAAGACCTGTGAATTGTGTAGAAAGTTCAAGTGATGGAGGCTTATCATGTTTGAGGTTAAACCAGCCTATCATATgaatttgtttatgtatttatttgtttgtttaatgtgCATGGGCTTGATAATggacacatataaaaaaaaaaaaaaatcttgcagtAATTGCTACTTAGAATTACCTGTTCTCTCATACATTCAATACATTGCTGATGAAGGAATCACTGTAGCTGTTTGAACATGGTGAGAGGTTGTGGATGCAGTGGTCAAGGTTTGCAAGCTTGGTGTCTTTTCTTCAGTTGTCTTGGCTGCTTGTCTTCCTATAATGGGAATGTCAGTGTAGTATTTGAATTGATCTCcaaatttcattattttgtgcTTTTCTAGAATGCCACCCTGTGTGTATGGGAAAAGGGTAGatttgaaagaaaatattgtgtATAAAATGAACTTATATATTTGTTTCATTTGATCAGTGGAGCGCTATCAGCAAATGctaaaatggaaggaaatgagaaagaagcagttggagaaggagaaaaaaaagcggATGCCATCATTTAAAACAGGACTATACCAGCCAAGTCCACCAAAGTATCTTGTCTCCAAAGAGGCAAGTTTTGTGTAATTTCATTTGTACTGTAGACCAAGGCAAAATTAAACATAGTAGTAGATCTTTTGATCCTTagtgagaaaaattaaaatggtTGTATATTGCAGAGTTAATATGATTGTATGGTACCAGttgcatacaaaacaaggatattttgtatttatgtatttatttacctatttgtttaTACATAAAGTGAACATAATGAATATTCCTCTTGAAGTTAGACTTAAGATTTTGTCATTGACAGCTTTATGATGTATTCCTTGATTACCCACAGCAAAAAGAATTAGGAAAGACGCCCCAGGCTTCCCTGAAAAAGAGAGTAGCTACTCCGGGTGTCTCACTTCGCAAAGTGCCAGTCTTCCATCTTGGAGGCACTCCTGCGACTTCCCTGCTGAGGGTGCCACAGTTTCATACTGGATTAACACCCAGTGTCTCAACTAAGAAACTGATTCTaaccagcaagaaagaaaataagcaggAAGACCACACCATTGCTCAGAGGACACAGGGAGCTCTCAAAAATGGTTGGTTatatagaaaagaatgaaagaataagttTTGCTTATAAATTACAAATTATTGTTTTGAATAATTTTTAGATATATTAAGCAACCATTTTATTAAGGAATAACAAGTGTATTAATGTGTGACAGAGAATGCAAAGCCTGGGAGAAAGATTGGTGTAAGACGCCATGCCACTCGCCAGAGAAAGCCTAATGAGTACAAGGACCTTGGGGtgcagcctctccctctcacaccccCTGTTGCTGCATCCCAGGGGAAGACAGAGAAGCCAGCCTTACAGGGC includes:
- the LOC135104011 gene encoding uncharacterized protein LOC135104011, which translates into the protein MYSTPAVLTSSFHGCSLSDTPIIHLSIPISKLRRQVCDPDPAGRARELVLQWKEASSFSGLPAEHQEALNRQIPQRMELIRHSVSLPDDTCVPITHDELFSAVKLGKSTAPGKDGITYDILSAFLEVKVDNPVLDLFNLSLTAGKLPLSWKTAIIIPIPKGDGTFCPISLTSCLCDIMEWVILNRLIYKVGHVLSGNVHGFLNCHSTSHCFVECLMNKDATCRAFIDLKGAFDRANKDVIMEELILKGVKGRLLGWIRDYLYNRTAQVWFQGAVSSEEVFVLFNVLMDKIARCSFPQGTQVLIYAGNILLQCPTPRILQSALSQLTALCVQMGLVINECKTKFQAKGKVPQPPTVNNVPIPRVHTHKYLGVQLSFRKSLQAVHYVRDLCLPQLAPLRLLANRDQEAGIPVLRIFYISVVRSLIDYAASILIQFSAIQPRPLELVQNEAMRIILGCPRTARIEVLRAALHLPSIMCRI